From a region of the Panicum virgatum strain AP13 chromosome 2K, P.virgatum_v5, whole genome shotgun sequence genome:
- the LOC120695633 gene encoding vegetative cell wall protein gp1-like encodes MPNSSSPLPLLALEPELELPAPEAPPAIAMAAELGSSWHRPLRFLFPQIKPPAAFLASPRASQGRPPLLIAAGELPPRHPMAAVALLPWSSPVRPSYTTTEPPDRFNSPPGSSPTPPPPPQATGTPPPLHRPAAAHCFTPASPVRPSPRAPRPPTGTIDEPREGCDVGVEPEDGEWWTHPEDGRMDPDVHDRKKMFAEQLFFN; translated from the exons ATGCCAAACTCAAGttcgcctcttcctcttctcgcgctAGAGCCAGAGCTCGAGCTCCCTGCGCCAGAGGCGCCACCCGccatcgccatggccgcggAGCTCGGCTCGTCGTGGCATCGCCCCCTTCGATTCCTTTTTCCCCAAATTAAACCCCCAGCAGCCTTCCTCGCCTCCCCACGAGCCTcccagggccggccgcccctcctaatcgccgccggcgagctgccgccacggcaccccatggccgccgtcgcACTGCTCCCGTGGAGCTCCCCTGTCCGACCCTCCTACACCACAACCGAGCCCCCAGACCGCTTCAACTCGCCCCCAGGAAGCTCCCCGacccctccaccaccgccccaAGCCaccggaacaccgccgccgttgcacagacccgccgccgcccattgcttcacgccggcgagccccgtccGGCCATCCCCGCGAGCCCCGAGACCACCCACAG gtacgatagatgaaccacgtgaaggatgtgatgttggagtcgagccagaagacggtgaatggtggacacatccagaagatggacggatggatcccgatgtacaCGACCGAAAGAAGATGTTCGCCGAGCAGTTGTTctttaactaa